In Nitrosopumilaceae archaeon, the following proteins share a genomic window:
- a CDS encoding HIT family protein — MNCLFCDIVEGKVKAHFVYEDKTHVAIMDKYPIQRGHTLVIPRDHHERITDMNTEDVSSLFSKIPVIAHAILKVTSADGFNIAQNNGKAANQIIPHVHVHIVPRYSSTGTAWTKRMISNDDDLENLAAKIRKHAELIQ, encoded by the coding sequence ATGAATTGTCTTTTTTGTGACATTGTTGAAGGAAAAGTAAAGGCTCATTTTGTTTATGAGGATAAAACTCACGTTGCTATAATGGATAAATACCCGATACAAAGAGGCCATACACTTGTCATACCTAGAGATCATCATGAAAGAATTACTGATATGAACACAGAGGATGTTTCTTCATTATTCTCAAAAATTCCTGTTATTGCACATGCCATATTGAAAGTTACTAGTGCAGATGGATTTAACATAGCGCAAAATAATGGAAAAGCAGCAAATCAGATAATTCCGCATGTTCATGTTCACATAGTGCCTAGGTATTCTAGTACTGGCACAGCATGGACAAAAAGAATGATTTCAAATGATGATGATCTGGAAAACCTGGCTGCAAAAATAAGAAAACATGCAGAATTAATTCAATAA
- a CDS encoding protein-disulfide isomerase: MGKKDREERVKERESYVEKHQKQKMKYKLIALGVFGGIIAVLAISSYNFYVLSTTVTPTGVPPGAGPLGGIHIHAGLLTMIYGQMFDYSTPAYQIKSPYISFQKDNGETVHMLAANVTMGYLFKSLHIGLTDKCFIFPDKRQFCSDNTYTLKFYVNHQQVPSILNYVFKNNDRILISYGNDTQSQINDQLARVDSFNLIT, translated from the coding sequence ATGGGCAAAAAAGATCGTGAAGAGCGAGTAAAGGAACGAGAGAGCTACGTTGAAAAACATCAGAAACAAAAGATGAAGTACAAACTAATAGCTCTTGGTGTTTTTGGAGGCATTATAGCTGTACTTGCAATTTCAAGTTATAATTTCTATGTGCTATCTACCACTGTAACTCCAACTGGAGTTCCGCCTGGAGCAGGTCCTCTTGGAGGAATTCACATTCACGCAGGATTATTAACAATGATTTACGGTCAGATGTTTGATTATTCTACTCCAGCTTATCAGATAAAAAGCCCATACATATCATTTCAGAAGGACAATGGTGAGACTGTTCACATGCTAGCTGCAAATGTGACTATGGGTTATTTGTTTAAGTCACTTCACATAGGGTTAACTGACAAATGTTTCATCTTTCCAGATAAGAGGCAGTTTTGCAGTGATAACACCTATACTCTAAAATTCTACGTCAATCACCAACAAGTGCCAAGCATACTTAATTATGTATTTAAAAACAATGACAGAATTTTAATTTCGTATGGTAATGATACTCAATCTCAGATAAATG